Proteins found in one Pseudorasbora parva isolate DD20220531a chromosome 11, ASM2467924v1, whole genome shotgun sequence genomic segment:
- the fgfbp2a gene encoding fibroblast growth factor binding protein 2a, protein MWTITSTLLLTCCLQAALAQTNGRDDDEPGPGRNIWEDVIEFLTRGTKDECYMSVTGQGDLTKLRISCHGLERSYWCEYHGKPQVCRNYNKNPQHYFKQIMWDLRKLPHACQGKSVLKPIMCKRASEEAQMVFKAASSADAVPRDRPYRPAHVRTEQMRPQQRPRPTRPQLKTQSGGAPQDKPNHLNSLKSTSQREMFTPTEPQPTTQVPMSEAKKLAQGYCWRSFHGVCSWVIGWFRD, encoded by the coding sequence ATGTGGACAATCACAAGCACGCTCCTGCTGACATGCTGCCTCCAGGCTGCTCTCGCTCAGACCAATGGTCGCGACGATGATGAACCAGGACCCGGAAGGAACATTTGGGAAGATGTGATTGAGTTTCTTACCAGAGGCACCAAAGATGAATGCTACATGAGTGTGACAGGACAAGGGGATCTGACTAAGCTCCGCATCAGTTGCCACGGCCTGGAGCGTTCATACTGGTGCGAGTACCATGGCAAGCCTCAGGTCTGCCGCAATTACAACAAAAATCCACAGCATTATTTCAAGCAGATCATGTGGGACCTCCGCAAGCTGCCGCATGCTTGCCAGGGTAAAAGTGTCTTAAAGCCTATCATGTGCAAAAGAGCCTCCGAAGAAGCTCAGATGGTCTTCAAAGCTGCATCCTCAGCAGATGCCGTGCCAAGAGACAGGCCCTACAGACCAGCCCATGTCAGAACTGAGCAGATGAGACCACAACAAAGACCAAGGCCTACTAGACCCCAATTAAAAACACAATCAGGCGGAGCTCCTCAGGACAAACCGAATCACCTCAACAGTCTCAAATCCACCAGTCAGAGGGAAATGTTTACACCAACTGAGCCACAACCAACTACGCAGGTACCCATGAGTGAGGCCAAGAAACTTGCTCAGGGCTACTGCTGGCGCTCCTTTCATGGTGTGTGTTCCTGGGTCATAGGGTGGTTCAGAGACTAG
- the anxa5a gene encoding annexin A5a yields MATRGSVKPFVNFNAKHDADVLRKAMKGIGTDEDTILMLLAARSNEQRQEIKAAYKKAHGKDLVKDLRSELGGKLEDIIVALMDTPTIYDANELHKAIKGVGTEDKVLIEILASRTCDEIKDIIKAYKKEHGAKLEKDIMGDTSGHYQRLLVILVQANREKEVDESRVEKDAKELFAAGQEKFGTDEDKFINILGNRSAEHLRKVFDAYKKIAGCDIEESIKDECTGNLEALLLAVVKCAKSVPAYFAESLRDSMRRAGTDDETLIRIMVSRSERDMLDIRAIYKKKYGESLYSTIQEDTDGDYQKALLYLCGGND; encoded by the exons ATG GCAACCCGCGGAAGTGTGAAACCCTTTGTGAACTTTAATGCAAAGCACGATGCAGACGTTTTGCGCAAGGCCATGAAAGGGATTG GCACTGATGAAGATACCATTCTCATGTTGCTTGCAGCTCGCAGTAATGAACAACGACAGGAAATAAAAGCAGCCTATAAGAAAGCTCATGGCAAG GATCTAGTGAAAGACTTACGGTCTGAGCTTGGAGGGAAGCTTGAGGATATCATTGTGGCCCTCATGGATACACCCACAATATATGATGCAAATGAACTTCATAAGGCCATCAAG GGAGTGGGTACTGAGGACAAAGTTTTAATTGAGATTCTGGCCTCCAGGACATGTGATGAGATAAAAGATATCATCAAAGCTTACAAGAAAG AACATGGAGCCAAGCTGGAAAAAGACATAATGGGTGATACGTCAGGACATTACCAGAGGTTGCTGGTGATCCTTGtacag GCAAACAGGGAGAAGGAGGTGGATGAGAGCAGAGTGGAAAAAGATGCCAAG GAGCTGTTTGCCGCCGGACAGGAGAAATTTGGCACGGACGAGGACAAGTTCATCAACATACTTGGCAACAGGAGTGCAGAACACCTGAGAAAAG TGTTTGATGCCTACAAAAAGATTGCCGGCTGTGACATTGAAGAGAGCATAAAAGATGAGTGCACAGGAAACCTGGAAGCACTGCTGCTGGCTGTGG TTAAGTGCGCAAAAAGCGTGCCTGCTTATTTTGCTGAATCCCTTCGAGACTCAATGCGG CGTGCCGGCACTGATGACGAGACTCTCATAAGGATCATGGTGTCAAGGAGTGAGCGAGATATGCTGGATATCAGAGCAATATACAAGAAGAAGTATGGAGAATCACTCTATAGCACCATACAG GAAGATACTGACGGAGATTACCAGAAGGCCCTCCTCTACCTGTGTGGTGGTAATGATTag
- the fgfbp1a gene encoding fibroblast growth factor-binding protein 1, translating to MIRLKDIALFLIFACIVQQFVQVNSLRDRGRRAQADGKGRGRGQRNENVLKGRFSLKDGARCSWLATREGDAFVLGVTCKGAETFGCEYVAKPTACKQFASNTKAYWKQIARSLKKQKRLCRDSTAMVKAGMCRSAPADAHFRLKDTRPTSRVPLPSPHCPDRIERLEVAEQYCSSSWSSLCTFLFLMLENDECS from the coding sequence ATGATACGTTTGAAGGACATCGCTCTCTTTCTGATTTTCGCCTGTATCGTGCAACAATTCGTACAGGTGAACAGCCTGAGAGATAGAGGGAGGAGAGCACAGGCAGATGGGAAGGGGAGGGGAAGAGGTCAGCGCAATGAAAATGTCCTAAAGGGGAGATTCTCACTGAAGGATGGAGCGCGGTGCTCGTGGCTCGCTACACGCGAGGGTGATGCGTTTGTATTGGGAGTCACCTGTAAAGGGGCAGAGACTTTCGGCTGCGAATATGTAGCAAAGCCCACCGCATGTAAGCAATTCGCTTCCAATACCAAAGCCTACTGGAAACAGATCGCCCGCTCGCTGAAAAAGCAGAAGAGATTGTGTCGCGACTCTACGGCGATGGTCAAAGCCGGTATGTGCAGGAGCGCGCCCGCGGACGCGCACTTCAGACTGAAGGACACGCGTCCCACTTCTAGAGTCCCGTTACCGTCGCCTCACTGTCCCGACCGGATCGAGAGACTGGAGGTGGCCGAGCAATACTGCAGCAGCTCCTGGTCTTCACTGTGTACATTTCTCTTCTTGATGCTTGAGAATGATGAATGCTCATGA